One Alkalicoccus halolimnae DNA segment encodes these proteins:
- the leuB gene encoding 3-isopropylmalate dehydrogenase has protein sequence MKKHIVLLPGDGIGMEVTLAAKDVLEAVAEEFDHTFTFESKDIGGSAINNHGTPLPEETTSACRNADAVLLGAVGGPEWDNNPSHLRPEKGLLGIRKELNLFANLRPVKGFSNLLHASPLKREVVEDSDLLIVRELTGGLYFGTPSERRNNGQSVVDTLAYERHEIERIVRRSFDAAMLRRKHLTSVDKANVLESSKMWREVVEEIKEDYPQVTVEHMLVDAAAMKLITNPAQFDVLVTENMFGDILSDEASVLTGSLGMLPSASMNEKGFGLYEPVHGSAPDIAGQGIANPLATILSAALMLRHSFHMEHEAQRIESAVNQALEQGYHTSDLHIPGGSRVDTDKMTHLVIDLLKADSTTANIMSCYV, from the coding sequence ATGAAAAAGCATATTGTATTACTTCCTGGAGATGGAATTGGTATGGAGGTTACATTGGCTGCCAAGGATGTCCTCGAAGCTGTAGCAGAAGAATTCGATCACACATTTACTTTTGAATCAAAAGACATTGGAGGATCTGCCATAAATAACCACGGCACTCCCCTTCCTGAAGAAACTACGTCTGCCTGCCGTAACGCTGACGCTGTTTTATTGGGAGCAGTCGGTGGACCGGAGTGGGATAATAACCCCTCCCACCTACGCCCGGAAAAGGGGCTTCTTGGAATCAGGAAGGAATTGAACCTTTTTGCAAATCTTCGTCCTGTTAAAGGTTTTTCCAACTTACTTCATGCTTCTCCTTTAAAGCGCGAAGTTGTTGAAGACAGTGATCTGCTGATTGTAAGAGAGCTTACAGGCGGTTTATACTTTGGGACTCCAAGCGAACGGAGAAACAACGGCCAGTCCGTAGTTGATACTCTCGCTTACGAGCGGCATGAGATTGAACGAATCGTTCGCCGGTCATTCGACGCCGCTATGCTGCGCAGAAAACACCTTACTTCTGTCGATAAAGCTAACGTTCTCGAATCAAGTAAAATGTGGCGGGAAGTTGTCGAAGAAATAAAGGAAGATTATCCCCAAGTTACCGTCGAGCATATGCTCGTTGATGCTGCTGCAATGAAACTGATAACTAATCCGGCACAATTTGATGTTCTCGTAACGGAAAATATGTTCGGCGACATTCTTTCAGATGAGGCTTCTGTTCTTACAGGATCGCTTGGCATGCTCCCTTCTGCAAGTATGAATGAAAAAGGTTTCGGCCTGTATGAACCAGTACATGGTTCCGCTCCGGATATTGCAGGTCAGGGCATCGCCAACCCGCTTGCTACTATCCTTTCCGCTGCCCTCATGCTCCGCCATTCTTTTCATATGGAACATGAAGCCCAGCGAATTGAATCAGCAGTAAATCAGGCACTTGAGCAGGGGTATCATACAAGTGACCTTCATATTCCAGGCGGAAGCCGGGTAGATACCGATAAAATGACTCACCTTGTCATAGACCTGTTAAAAGCAGATAGTACGACGGCAAACATCATGAGCTGCTATGTGTAA
- a CDS encoding 2-isopropylmalate synthase, with protein MAHVKIFDTTLRDGEQSPGVNLNRPEKLEIAKQLERFGVDVMEAGFPASSQGDFESVREIANTIKNVSVTGLARAVKSDIDTAWEALKNGTDPRLHVFIATSPIHMTHKLKKTPEEVIDKAVEMVTYGRTMFPKVEWSAEDASRSDLEFLARIIEKVIDAGATVINLPDTVGYTTPYEYGQMFKYIKQNVPNIENVDLSAHCHDDLGMAVANSISAIENGATQIEGTINGIGERAGNAALEELAVALKIRQDYYAPHETRLVLNEIKRTSDLVSKLTGMQVPRNKAVVGQNAFAHESGIHQDGVLKHAQTYEIITPEMVGVKSNSLVMGKHSGKHAFKDKLKQIGYDLSDEKVMEAFTEFKKLTDSKKEVTDDDLFTILTEIQTQTADVKKYILSGFQVEYGTSSNQPTATVQLTKPDHTEIESSAAGKGAVEALFNTLDTMIEEDVHLTDFSLSSIGSGRDALAQSNVKLTVNGVEFSGRGSSQDVLEAAVKAFLNAVNRGFYHQEPVKAQGASY; from the coding sequence ATGGCACACGTTAAAATATTTGACACGACGCTGCGGGATGGCGAACAGTCTCCCGGCGTCAACTTGAACCGCCCGGAAAAGCTGGAAATCGCCAAGCAGCTGGAGCGATTCGGAGTCGATGTGATGGAAGCAGGATTTCCTGCTTCCTCACAGGGCGACTTTGAAAGTGTACGGGAAATCGCCAATACGATTAAAAATGTTTCTGTAACCGGACTTGCACGTGCTGTAAAATCCGACATTGATACCGCATGGGAAGCACTTAAAAACGGTACGGATCCAAGACTTCACGTTTTTATAGCCACCTCCCCTATTCACATGACTCATAAGCTGAAAAAAACACCTGAAGAAGTTATTGATAAAGCAGTGGAAATGGTCACATATGGCAGAACGATGTTTCCAAAAGTGGAATGGTCTGCTGAAGATGCTTCCCGTTCCGATCTTGAGTTTCTTGCCCGCATCATCGAAAAAGTCATCGATGCCGGAGCTACAGTTATTAATCTTCCGGATACTGTTGGGTACACCACCCCTTACGAATATGGACAAATGTTTAAGTACATTAAACAGAATGTTCCGAATATTGAAAACGTTGATTTGTCTGCCCATTGTCACGATGACTTGGGAATGGCAGTCGCCAATTCTATCTCTGCTATCGAAAACGGAGCGACTCAAATTGAAGGTACAATTAACGGAATTGGTGAACGCGCAGGAAACGCCGCATTAGAAGAACTTGCAGTTGCTTTGAAAATTCGTCAGGATTACTATGCACCGCACGAAACCAGACTTGTACTCAATGAAATAAAACGAACCAGTGACCTTGTAAGTAAGCTGACTGGTATGCAGGTACCGCGAAATAAAGCAGTTGTTGGTCAGAATGCGTTTGCCCACGAATCCGGAATCCATCAGGATGGAGTACTGAAGCATGCACAAACTTATGAAATCATTACTCCGGAGATGGTTGGTGTTAAGTCTAATTCTCTCGTCATGGGTAAACATTCCGGTAAGCACGCTTTTAAAGATAAGCTGAAACAAATCGGCTATGACCTTTCAGATGAAAAGGTTATGGAAGCTTTTACAGAGTTTAAAAAACTTACAGACAGTAAAAAAGAAGTGACGGATGACGATCTGTTTACTATTCTGACAGAAATTCAGACTCAGACAGCTGATGTAAAGAAATATATCTTAAGTGGATTTCAGGTGGAGTACGGTACTTCTTCCAATCAACCTACAGCTACAGTTCAGCTCACTAAGCCGGATCATACTGAAATTGAAAGCTCTGCAGCAGGAAAAGGTGCTGTTGAGGCATTGTTTAATACGCTTGATACGATGATTGAAGAAGATGTCCACCTTACCGATTTCAGTCTCAGTTCCATTGGCAGCGGGCGCGATGCTCTTGCTCAGTCAAATGTGAAATTAACGGTTAACGGAGTGGAGTTCAGCGGCAGAGGTTCGTCACAGGACGTGCTTGAAGCCGCAGTTAAAGCCTTCCTTAATGCTGTTAACCGCGGCTTTTACCATCAGGAACCGGTTAAAGCTCAAGGTGCTTCCTACTGA
- the ilvC gene encoding ketol-acid reductoisomerase, with protein MTKVLYNHNIEEAVLQEKKIAVIGYGSQGHAHALNLKESGFDVVVGLRKGKSWDKAEEDGVDVALVADAVKQADVVMILLPDEHQPKIYKEHIEPNLDSGNALVFAHGFNIHFSQIVPPEDVDVFLIAPKGPGHLVRRTFEDGAGVPALYGIYQDATGQAKDIALAYAKGIGGGRAGILETSFQEETETDLFGEQAVLCGGVTSLIKAGFETLTEAGYQPEVAYFECMHEMKLIVDLLYEGGLEGMRYSISDTAQWGDFVSGPRVVDADTKARMKDILTDIQNGTFAHGWILENQANRPQFNAINARENKHQIETVGRELRELMPFVKQSQKKKDVVTDGTR; from the coding sequence ATGACAAAAGTACTTTATAACCACAACATTGAGGAAGCAGTATTACAGGAGAAAAAAATCGCAGTAATCGGGTATGGTTCCCAGGGTCACGCCCACGCACTTAACCTGAAGGAAAGCGGCTTCGATGTCGTTGTCGGTCTTCGAAAAGGCAAATCGTGGGATAAAGCGGAAGAAGATGGTGTCGACGTTGCGCTTGTAGCCGATGCTGTGAAACAGGCAGACGTAGTTATGATTCTGCTTCCGGATGAGCACCAGCCGAAGATTTATAAAGAGCACATTGAACCGAACCTGGACTCCGGAAACGCACTCGTTTTCGCGCACGGATTTAATATTCATTTCAGCCAGATCGTGCCTCCTGAAGATGTTGATGTATTCCTGATTGCTCCGAAAGGACCCGGCCACCTTGTACGACGTACGTTTGAAGATGGAGCCGGTGTTCCTGCTCTTTATGGTATTTATCAGGATGCCACAGGCCAGGCAAAAGACATTGCTCTTGCCTATGCTAAAGGAATTGGCGGCGGTCGTGCCGGCATTCTTGAAACTTCCTTCCAGGAAGAAACAGAAACTGACCTTTTCGGTGAACAGGCAGTTTTATGCGGGGGCGTTACTAGTTTAATTAAGGCAGGTTTCGAAACGCTTACGGAAGCTGGTTATCAGCCGGAAGTTGCCTACTTTGAGTGTATGCATGAGATGAAGCTTATCGTTGATCTTCTATATGAAGGTGGCCTGGAAGGAATGCGTTACTCCATTTCCGACACTGCCCAGTGGGGAGATTTTGTATCCGGTCCGCGTGTCGTTGATGCCGATACGAAAGCACGCATGAAAGATATTTTAACCGACATCCAAAACGGTACATTTGCCCACGGATGGATTCTTGAAAACCAGGCAAATCGTCCGCAGTTTAACGCAATCAATGCCCGGGAAAATAAACATCAAATTGAAACGGTCGGCCGTGAACTCCGCGAATTAATGCCTTTTGTCAAGCAGTCTCAAAAGAAAAAGGATGTGGTCACCGATGGCACACGTTAA
- the ilvN gene encoding acetolactate synthase small subunit: MKRIVTLVVQNRSGVLNRVTGLMFKRQFNIESISVGRTEKEGISKMTFVVEVEDHRKLEQLTKQLNKQIDVLKVTDLSEKAIVARELALIKIVSNAAIRNEVQGIIEPFRASIIDVSKDTLSVQVTGKPEKIEALIDLLRPYGIKDIARTGLTAFSRGQQPQAAELNQYSLLK, from the coding sequence ATGAAACGAATCGTAACGCTCGTTGTGCAAAATCGAAGCGGAGTTTTAAACAGGGTAACCGGCTTAATGTTTAAACGACAGTTTAATATTGAAAGTATTTCCGTCGGCAGAACCGAAAAAGAAGGTATATCAAAAATGACGTTCGTCGTTGAAGTCGAAGATCATCGCAAGCTGGAACAGCTTACTAAACAGCTGAATAAACAGATTGATGTACTGAAAGTTACCGATCTTTCTGAAAAAGCAATCGTCGCCCGCGAGCTGGCTTTAATAAAAATAGTCAGTAACGCAGCAATAAGAAATGAAGTTCAGGGAATTATCGAACCGTTTAGAGCATCTATCATTGATGTCAGTAAAGATACTCTATCTGTTCAAGTAACAGGCAAGCCTGAAAAGATTGAAGCCTTAATCGATCTGCTCCGCCCTTACGGCATAAAAGATATTGCCCGTACCGGCCTGACTGCCTTCTCCAGAGGGCAGCAGCCGCAGGCAGCGGAGCTGAACCAGTATTCTTTACTCAAATAA
- the ilvB gene encoding biosynthetic-type acetolactate synthase large subunit, with the protein MNLETKANAEPETTVQTGADVLVQALVEENVETIFGYPGGAVLPIYDALYRSEADFQHILTRHEQGAIHAAEGYARVRRKPGVVLATSGPGATNLVTGIADAMMDSLPLVVLTGQVATTVTGTDAFQEADIMGITTPITKHNYQVQSAYEIPKIIKEAFHIASTGRPGPVVVDIPKDISANPCFETDRSPFHLPGYKPTFKPNPLQIKKLSEALKKAEKPLILTGAGILHGGGSADLKEIVETFQIPVTSTLLGLGAFPGDHELFLGMAGMHGTYTSNMAITDCDLLINIGARFDDRLTGNLEHFAKNAVVAHIDIDPAEIGKNVPTDIPIVSDAGAALKEWKRQLKAGPENHQAWLDELQENKVAYPYWFNQPPKEMVAQWTIKKIYEATGGEAIVTTDVGQHQMWAAQYYKFSKPDKWVTSGGLGTMGFGFPAAIGCQLALPDEKVIALVGDGGFQMTLQELSMLQERHLPVKIVILNNQALGMVRQWQESFYEKRYSESIVACQPDFVKLAESYSIRGVKIETQEDFEKQIGELLDYEGPVLIDARVMQQENVFPMVSPGKGINDMVGVKPL; encoded by the coding sequence ATGAATCTTGAAACGAAAGCAAATGCAGAACCGGAAACGACGGTGCAGACAGGTGCTGATGTATTAGTCCAGGCTCTAGTGGAAGAAAATGTTGAAACTATTTTTGGCTACCCTGGTGGCGCAGTCCTTCCAATTTATGATGCTTTATACAGGTCAGAAGCTGATTTTCAGCATATCCTGACACGTCACGAGCAGGGAGCCATTCATGCTGCTGAAGGCTATGCAAGAGTAAGGAGAAAGCCTGGAGTTGTACTTGCTACTTCCGGTCCTGGAGCAACAAATCTGGTTACCGGCATCGCAGACGCAATGATGGATTCTCTGCCACTCGTAGTATTAACTGGTCAGGTAGCTACAACAGTTACTGGTACAGATGCTTTCCAGGAAGCAGATATTATGGGGATTACTACCCCAATAACAAAACACAACTATCAAGTACAGTCTGCTTATGAAATTCCTAAAATTATTAAAGAAGCATTTCATATAGCTTCTACAGGCAGACCCGGACCGGTAGTCGTTGATATACCGAAAGATATTTCGGCCAATCCATGCTTTGAAACCGACCGGTCTCCTTTCCATCTTCCGGGTTATAAGCCGACATTCAAACCGAACCCGCTGCAGATTAAAAAACTTTCAGAAGCACTTAAAAAAGCGGAAAAACCGCTGATTCTAACCGGTGCAGGAATTCTGCACGGGGGTGGTTCCGCCGACTTAAAAGAAATTGTTGAAACTTTTCAAATTCCCGTAACATCCACTCTCCTTGGTCTTGGAGCCTTTCCAGGAGACCACGAATTGTTTTTAGGAATGGCCGGGATGCATGGCACTTATACTTCCAATATGGCAATCACTGATTGTGACCTGCTGATTAATATCGGTGCCCGGTTTGATGACCGCTTAACTGGAAATCTGGAACATTTCGCGAAAAACGCTGTCGTAGCTCATATTGACATTGATCCCGCTGAAATCGGTAAAAACGTACCGACGGATATCCCGATCGTTTCTGATGCCGGGGCAGCATTAAAAGAATGGAAACGACAGCTGAAAGCAGGCCCGGAAAATCATCAGGCATGGCTCGACGAACTTCAGGAAAATAAGGTCGCCTACCCTTACTGGTTTAACCAGCCGCCAAAAGAAATGGTGGCTCAGTGGACTATTAAAAAGATTTACGAAGCGACCGGTGGTGAAGCAATTGTTACGACTGATGTCGGCCAGCACCAGATGTGGGCCGCCCAGTATTACAAATTTTCCAAACCGGATAAATGGGTAACTTCAGGGGGTCTCGGTACGATGGGCTTCGGCTTTCCGGCAGCGATCGGCTGCCAGCTCGCTCTCCCTGACGAGAAAGTAATTGCCTTAGTTGGAGATGGTGGTTTTCAAATGACTCTCCAGGAACTTTCCATGCTGCAGGAAAGACATCTGCCGGTGAAAATTGTCATTCTTAATAACCAGGCACTGGGTATGGTACGACAATGGCAGGAATCATTCTATGAGAAACGTTATTCCGAATCCATTGTTGCCTGCCAGCCTGATTTCGTAAAGCTGGCGGAAAGCTACAGTATCCGTGGAGTAAAAATTGAAACACAGGAAGATTTCGAGAAACAAATCGGAGAACTTCTTGATTACGAAGGTCCTGTACTGATCGATGCACGGGTCATGCAGCAGGAAAACGTCTTCCCTATGGTTTCGCCGGGAAAAGGAATTAATGACATGGTAGGAGTGAAACCACTATGA
- the ilvE gene encoding branched-chain-amino-acid transaminase, which translates to MSSQWIYLDDRFVKKEDAVVSVFDHGFLYGDGVFEGLRAYNGNIFKLHEHIERLYQSAQSIMLHLPYSKEEMEDVIVETIRRNKLETAYIRVVVSRGPGNLGLDPVNCTKPNVIVIAEPLALFPQELYQRGLKMGSVASRRNRPDVLSPQVKSLNYLNNILVKLEANQAGVDEALMLNDQGYVTEGSADNIFIVKNKKIFTPPVYLGALEGITRNAIIDLASELDYSISETPFTRHDVYTADEVFLTGTAVEVIAVVDVDGRVISDGIPGEITNHLLTEFRKIVTVDGVHCYPAEKVNAV; encoded by the coding sequence ATGAGCAGTCAGTGGATTTACCTCGACGATCGATTCGTGAAAAAAGAAGACGCGGTCGTTTCTGTTTTCGATCACGGCTTTCTCTATGGAGATGGTGTTTTTGAAGGTCTCCGCGCTTACAATGGAAATATTTTTAAACTGCATGAACACATTGAAAGGCTGTACCAGTCAGCTCAATCCATCATGCTCCACCTCCCATACTCGAAAGAGGAGATGGAAGATGTTATTGTCGAGACCATCCGCCGCAATAAACTCGAGACTGCTTATATACGGGTTGTTGTTTCCCGAGGGCCTGGCAATTTAGGTCTTGATCCCGTGAATTGTACAAAACCCAATGTTATCGTCATTGCTGAACCTCTTGCGCTTTTCCCGCAGGAATTATATCAAAGAGGATTAAAAATGGGTTCTGTTGCCAGCCGCCGCAATCGACCGGACGTTTTAAGCCCCCAGGTAAAATCGCTCAACTATTTAAATAATATTCTCGTTAAGCTTGAAGCCAACCAGGCTGGTGTGGATGAAGCACTGATGCTTAACGACCAGGGATATGTTACAGAAGGTTCCGCAGACAATATTTTTATCGTTAAAAACAAAAAAATCTTTACCCCGCCGGTTTATCTGGGTGCTCTTGAAGGAATAACACGTAATGCGATCATTGATCTTGCTTCTGAACTTGACTACAGCATAAGTGAAACTCCTTTTACCCGTCACGATGTTTACACGGCGGATGAAGTGTTCTTAACCGGAACTGCCGTTGAAGTCATCGCTGTTGTCGACGTAGACGGCCGGGTAATTTCTGACGGTATTCCCGGAGAAATTACTAATCACCTGTTAACGGAATTCAGAAAAATTGTTACAGTAGATGGAGTTCACTGCTATCCGGCTGAGAAAGTTAATGCTGTTTAA
- a CDS encoding VTT domain-containing protein, giving the protein MQKKRVYVFFKRGGTEESANLVDWRVVKVKINKIMVFKIFAVLIIFGGLLWINSRFINVTPEALRNFIEYAGWFAPFLYIIIYTFRPLILFPASILSLAGGLLFGPAAGTVLILIGATAGAALSFIIARKLGKNIAGKEWTGRAAELQRQLTEHGFVYVVLIRLVPVFNFDFISYLCGISKLRIKAFIFGTFIGIIPGAFAYSFLGSSLIIGDREQIVAAIIIFLAVSTIPLLFRKKISRKFNTSKEER; this is encoded by the coding sequence ATGCAGAAGAAAAGGGTTTATGTATTTTTTAAACGAGGAGGCACTGAGGAATCCGCTAATTTAGTCGATTGGAGAGTAGTAAAAGTGAAAATAAATAAAATTATGGTATTTAAAATTTTTGCTGTTTTGATTATTTTTGGCGGACTTCTTTGGATTAACTCGAGATTTATTAATGTGACTCCTGAGGCGTTAAGAAATTTTATAGAATACGCAGGATGGTTTGCCCCTTTTTTATATATTATTATCTACACCTTCCGGCCTCTGATTCTATTTCCGGCATCGATACTTTCGTTAGCAGGAGGGCTTCTGTTCGGTCCAGCTGCTGGAACTGTTTTAATATTAATCGGGGCAACAGCCGGGGCCGCATTATCTTTTATCATTGCGAGAAAACTCGGGAAAAATATAGCAGGAAAAGAGTGGACTGGAAGGGCAGCAGAACTGCAGAGGCAGCTTACCGAGCATGGCTTCGTATATGTAGTGCTTATTCGGCTCGTGCCTGTATTTAATTTTGATTTTATCAGCTACCTGTGTGGAATATCTAAACTTAGGATTAAAGCTTTTATTTTTGGAACTTTTATTGGGATCATCCCGGGAGCTTTCGCATACAGTTTTTTAGGTTCGAGTCTTATTATAGGTGACAGAGAACAAATTGTTGCCGCAATTATAATATTTTTGGCAGTAAGTACCATACCGCTGTTATTCAGGAAAAAAATCAGCAGAAAATTTAATACTTCTAAAGAGGAGAGATAG
- a CDS encoding dihydrolipoyl dehydrogenase family protein: protein MKKYDIIVIGGGSGGLTAASGAAQFGAKTALIEKQNSLGGDCLHYGCVPSKALIAAASELHDTHVSAKKHGLVIDGKPDWQKVRSQIQKAVDTIQEHDSTERFQKLGVDVIYAEASFEDAHRLRLSNGQVIKGKRIVIATGSRPIIPEIENVNLVDVITNESVFYMEKLPENIVMVGGGAIGLEMAQALSRVGASVTVVDNAPDLLLQEDEDISVRASREFKKEVTIHLKSTVKKLERHDDGVFAVIEGEVNKKVKTDALFLAVGRNPNIDLLKLDNAGVERNEKAAISVNERMQTSVPHIYAVGDVNGKFPFTHGAGEEAKVVIANAVFGLKMKMDYSNLPWAFYTQPEIFHLGQTEKEVIEQSGKDYEVIKADNPDRMIAEQDEVSFVKVIIDRKGFILGAHGIGKNASDWMQTLVYMKTKGHKIKDISEVVHPYPARTEIVKQLADQYWNKKLFKSRLTGFTKTYIKYLR from the coding sequence ATGAAAAAGTATGACATTATTGTAATAGGAGGAGGTTCCGGCGGACTCACAGCAGCTTCGGGAGCCGCGCAATTTGGCGCTAAAACGGCTCTGATAGAGAAGCAGAACAGCCTTGGGGGAGATTGTCTTCATTACGGGTGCGTTCCTTCCAAGGCGTTAATTGCGGCAGCTTCAGAACTGCATGACACGCATGTTTCCGCGAAGAAACACGGACTTGTAATTGATGGGAAGCCAGATTGGCAGAAAGTACGAAGTCAAATTCAAAAGGCAGTTGATACAATACAGGAGCATGACAGTACAGAGAGGTTTCAGAAACTTGGAGTGGACGTCATTTATGCAGAAGCTTCCTTTGAAGATGCACACCGTTTAAGGTTATCTAATGGTCAGGTTATTAAAGGGAAAAGGATTGTAATAGCTACAGGTTCACGTCCGATTATTCCTGAAATTGAAAATGTAAATTTGGTGGATGTTATTACTAACGAATCTGTTTTTTACATGGAAAAGCTGCCGGAAAATATTGTGATGGTGGGAGGAGGAGCTATAGGACTGGAAATGGCTCAGGCTCTTTCTAGAGTTGGAGCTTCCGTTACTGTGGTGGATAATGCTCCTGATCTTCTTTTACAGGAAGATGAAGACATATCAGTTCGCGCCTCCAGAGAATTCAAAAAAGAAGTTACTATTCACCTCAAATCTACAGTGAAAAAGCTGGAACGTCATGACGATGGAGTTTTTGCTGTGATTGAAGGCGAGGTGAACAAGAAAGTGAAGACAGATGCCCTGTTTTTGGCAGTCGGCAGAAACCCAAATATCGATTTGCTTAAACTCGATAATGCGGGAGTAGAACGAAATGAAAAGGCAGCTATCTCTGTTAATGAGCGAATGCAGACTAGTGTCCCTCATATTTATGCGGTGGGGGATGTAAACGGAAAATTCCCCTTCACGCATGGGGCAGGGGAAGAAGCAAAGGTAGTAATCGCTAATGCTGTGTTTGGGCTGAAAATGAAAATGGATTATTCAAATCTTCCATGGGCATTTTACACGCAGCCGGAAATCTTTCACCTCGGACAGACGGAAAAAGAAGTAATTGAACAGTCAGGAAAAGATTATGAAGTAATCAAAGCTGATAATCCGGACAGAATGATTGCAGAACAGGATGAGGTTTCATTTGTGAAAGTGATCATCGATAGAAAGGGATTCATACTGGGAGCTCATGGAATAGGTAAAAATGCGAGTGACTGGATGCAGACGCTCGTATATATGAAAACGAAGGGTCATAAAATAAAAGATATTTCAGAAGTAGTTCATCCCTATCCTGCCCGTACTGAAATCGTAAAGCAGCTTGCAGATCAATACTGGAATAAAAAATTGTTTAAAAGCAGACTGACAGGATTTACAAAAACATATATCAAGTACCTCAGGTAA
- the pgeF gene encoding peptidoglycan editing factor PgeF — translation MKEPFLLSNNNLHLNKWENLLPGLTAGFTTRKGGISPKPFDSKNTGLHVNDREEYVLENRRRTAESIGFPVTSWTAAEQTHGDQIVKVSKPLAGSGSVSYADSIKKTDGFYTSEQGILLTMGFADCVPVYFLSKEKGLVGIVHAGWQGTAKNIAGKMVHLWRYMEGVHPGTIYAAIGPSIDSCCYTVDDRVIKALQETLPDHKPYNEVSEGQYALQLKEANYHLLINEGVPPEHIFVSSYCTSCNEDLFFSHRRDKGKTGRMTGFIGSLEK, via the coding sequence ATGAAAGAACCATTCTTACTATCCAATAATAATCTCCATTTAAATAAATGGGAAAACCTACTACCAGGTCTTACCGCTGGATTCACTACCAGAAAAGGTGGAATCAGCCCGAAGCCTTTTGATTCTAAAAATACAGGGCTGCACGTGAATGATCGAGAAGAATACGTACTTGAAAACCGACGGCGCACAGCAGAATCTATCGGTTTCCCTGTTACCTCATGGACTGCTGCCGAACAGACCCACGGAGATCAGATTGTGAAAGTATCAAAACCACTTGCCGGCAGCGGCTCTGTGTCTTATGCAGATTCTATTAAAAAAACCGATGGATTTTATACGTCAGAGCAGGGCATCCTCCTTACGATGGGCTTCGCCGACTGCGTACCAGTCTACTTTTTATCAAAAGAAAAAGGTCTCGTAGGAATTGTCCATGCCGGCTGGCAGGGAACAGCTAAGAACATTGCCGGAAAAATGGTTCATCTTTGGAGATATATGGAAGGTGTGCATCCCGGTACTATTTATGCTGCCATCGGCCCTTCTATTGATTCCTGCTGCTATACGGTGGATGACCGCGTCATCAAAGCTCTCCAGGAAACGCTGCCTGATCACAAACCATATAATGAAGTTTCAGAAGGACAATATGCTTTGCAGCTTAAGGAAGCAAATTATCACCTGCTTATTAATGAAGGTGTGCCACCGGAACATATTTTTGTGTCTTCATACTGTACAAGCTGTAACGAAGATCTCTTTTTTTCACACCGCAGGGATAAAGGTAAAACCGGAAGAATGACGGGTTTCATAGGTTCATTAGAAAAATAA